From Brevundimonas vesicularis:
GATCAGCAGGCCGGCGATGTCCGGATCGTCACGCAACAGGATGCGCGCCACGCTGTTGGGCAGTTCAGCCAGCGGCGCCAGACGCGAGGCCACGCGCTTGCGCTCGTCGTGCGAGGCCAGCCGCAGCATCTCGACCAGCAGGTCGCCCGTCACCGCCCGCTCGAAGGCGTTGATCCGGCTGGCGGGCAGCGAAACCACATCGGCCAGACGCTTCAGCAGCGCCCGGCGCGCACGCAGCGGCGGCGGCGTCGCCTCGTCCTCGATCATGCCTGCGGGATCGCCCATCCCCCCACCCTAGACGCGAGCGGTTAATCGGGCGTGAGCCGGATCAAAGCCCTTCGAAAAGCGCCGTCGACAGATAGCGTTCGGCGAAGGACGGGATGATCACCACGATCGTCTTGCCCGCATTCTCCTCGCGCGCGGCGATGCGGAAGGCGGCGGTCAGCGCCGCGCCCGAGCTGATGCCGACCGGGATGCCCTCGACCCGCGCAGCCTTTCTGGCCATGTCGAAGCTGTCGTCGTTCGACACCTGCTCGACCCCATCGACCACCGACGGATCATAGATGGCGGGCACGAAGCCGGCGCCGATGCCCTGGATCTTGTGCGGGCCGGGCGCGCCGCCCGACAGCACCGGAGAGGCCTCGGGCTCGACGGCGATGAACTGCACCGACGCCTTCTTCGCCTTGAGCGCCTGGCCGACGCCCGAGATGGTGCCGCCGGTGCCGACGCCGGCGACAACGATGTCCACCGCCCCGGCCGTGTCGTTCCAGATTTCCTCGGCCGTCGTGACGCGGTGAATGGCGGGATTGGCCAGGTTCTCGAACTGCGACGGGCTGATGGAGTTCGGCGTGGTCTCCAGCAGTTCCTGCGCCCGCGCGATCGCGCCCTTCATCCCCTTTTCGGCCGGCGTCAGCTCCAGCCGCGCGCCCAGCAGCGCCAGCATCTTGCGCCGCTCGATCGACATGCTTTCAGGCATGCACAGCGTCAGCTTCAGCCCCTTGGCCGCCGCCACGAAGGCCAGGGCGATCCCGGTGTTGCCGCTGGTCGGCTCGATCAGCACCGTGTCCTGATCGATCTTGCCCGCCTCCTGCAGCGCCTCGACCATGGCCACGCCGATCCGGTCCTTGACCGAGGCGATCGGGTTGAAGAACTCCAGCTTGGCCAGAACCGTCGCCTTCGTATCGTATTCCGCCGACAGACGCGGCAGACGCACGATGGGGGTGTCGCCGATAGTGTCGACGATCGAGTCATAGACCTTGCCCCGGCCCTTCTTCAGGTGGCGGGACGCGTCATAGCTGAAGTCGGTCATGGAAAAGGTCTCCGGTCAAATCTCGGCGCCTAAAAGATAGACCGCGATCTCGATCCGCAAGGGCGCCGACGAGATCATTTCTGCAAGGTCGGATGAGTTCCGGCGCCGCAGGCCTGCCGGAACCCAAGACACACTGATTTAGAACTCTTCCCAGCCCTCGGCGTCGGAGATCGGCGCGGGGGCGGCGCCGCCGCGCCCAAGCGTCTTCATGGCGGTGACCGTGCGCGGCGCTGGCGATGGGGCGGGCCGTGCGGGCGCCGGGCGCTGCTGGCGCTGAGACGTCTGCCCCACCTTGAAGCGCGCGACGGCGGCGTTAAGCCCCCCGGCCTCCTGCGACAGGGAATGGCTGGCCGCGGTGGATTGCTCGACCATGGCCGCATTCTGCTGGGTCATCTGGTCCATCTGGTTGACGGCCGTATTGACCTGCTGGAGCCCGGTCGCCTGTTCGGCGGCCGATTCGGAAATGTCGGTCACCAGGGTCTCGATCTGCGCCACATGGGCGGTGATCCGCTCCAGGCTAGCGCCCGTTTCCCCGACCAAACGCACGCCAGATTCCACCTGTCCGGCGGATTGGGTGATCAGGGACTTGATCTCCTTGGCGGCCTGGGCCGAGCGTTCGGCCAGCGCCCGGACCTCGGAGGCGACGACGGCGAAGCCCCGGCCGCTTTCGCCGGCCCGCGCCGCCTCGACCCCGGCGTTCAGAGCCAGAAGATTGGTCTGGAAGGCGATCTCGTCGATCACGCCGATGATCTGGCCGATCTCGTTGGACGAGCGTTCGATCTCGCCCATGGCCGTAATGGCGTCGCGGACCACCGCGCCGCTCTTGTCGGCGTCGCCGCGGGCCGCCTGGACCGCGCCTGCGGCCTGAACGGCGCCCGAGGCGGTGGCCCGCACGGTGGCGGTGATCTGGTCCAGGGCGGCGGCGGTTTCTTCCAGGCTGGCGGCCTGTTGCTCGGTCCGACGCGACAGGTCGTCGGCGGCCTGGGCGATCTCTCCGGCGCCGGCGTTGATGGCCCCGGCGTTTGCGGCGATCGAGCCGATGGCCTGCTGCAGCCCGTCCAGCGCCGCGTTGAAGTTGGCGCGCAGCTGCTCATAGGCGCTGGGGAACGGATCCTGGATGCGATAGGTCAGATCGGCGCCGGCCAAAGCTTCCAGCCCCTGGCTCAGGCCGGTCACGACCGTGGCCTGCTCGCGCGCGGCGGCCTGACGCGCCTGATCGCCGGCAGCGCGGTCTTCATCTTCCCTCAAACGTCGCTGTTCCGCCTGGGCCGCCTCGGCCTGGGCGCGGCTGACGATCAGGGCCTGAATATCGACCACGGCGCAGGCGATGTCGCCGATCTCGTCCTTGCGGCGCGCCTCGCCCAGATGGACCTCGGTCTTGCCCTCGGCCATGGCGCGAAGGCCGCCGGTCAGCCGTCGGATGGGCGCCACCAGGCCGCGCACGCCGCCCAGAATCAGGCCGATGCTGATGAGCAGGCTCAGGATCACCGCGCCAATCATGATCAGCCGCCCTTCGACCGCCGTCGCTTCGGCCGCGTCATGGTTCTTCAGCGCCGCCGCCTCGATCTTGTCGGCCGCGTCCCCCATGGCGGTCTCCAGGGTCGAGAACTGCGTCAGGAATTCCGGCATCATTCGCTGCGCCTGCGCCGGGTCCCGCCCGGCGGCATCCACGACCTCGCCGGCCGCGTCGACATAGGTCTTCAGCGGCGCATCAACCGATTCCAGCGCCGCCTTGATGGCCGGGTCCGTCGCCAAGGCCGTGTTTTCGGCGATCGCCTTTTCGAACGTGGCGCGATGTTCGCTCAGGCCGGCTCGGACGTCATCCAGGGCGACGCCGTTCTTCGGATCGGCGGACAGCAGGGCGGCGAAGACATCGGCGCGCAGGGCGTCGTGCATCATGTCGGCCTGCATGTGGTTGCGAAGAACCTCGCCGGACACCGCCGCGCGGTCCAGGGCCTCGCCCAGCCGGGTGTTCACCATCAGTCCGACACTGGCTGTGCCGACGGAGAGCAGCAGCACACCGATCCCGGTCGCCGTGACCTTCTTGCCGATAGTCCAGATCATGGCCGCGCTCCCGATGACGATGCGGATAGCAGCGATAGACGAACCAGGGTTAACGCTTCGCTTCCGCCGCGTCAGGGCAGGCGACGGCGACGGTAAGGTCGTTCTTCATCTTTTCGGATTACGAAGGTCTCCGACAAGAAGGAGACCTGGCATGCAGAATGCGACGCCACGGAAGACCGCCTGCCTGCTGGCCGTTCTGGCCGCAGGCCTCGCTCTAACGGCCGTTCCGGCCGCGGCCCGCGTCGCCGAGCCCTCCTGGAGGGTGGCGGCGGAATACACGGCCGATGTCTCGGGCGTCGTCTCGGGTGGAGCGACCAGAGCGGGTCGCTATCTGGACAAACTGTCGGTCACGCTGGACGGCGACCTCGAACAGGCGATGGGCTGGCGCGGGGCTCGGCTGCATATGTCGGGCCTGTACAATGGCGGGGGCGAACCCAACGCCCTGGCCGGCACGCTGCAGGGCGTCGACAATATCGAGGTGGCCCAGCAGGGCGCGCGCCTGTTCGAGGCCTGGATCGAACAGGATCTGGGCGGCTCGGCCTCGCTGCTGGCGGGCCTGTATGATCTCAACAGCGAATTCTACGCCACAGAGGCGTCCGGCCTGCTGATCGCGCCGCCCTTCGGCATCGGGTCGGAACTGGCCTCCACCGGCCCGAACGGCCCGGCCATCTTCCCGTCGTCGTCGCTGGCGGCGCGCCTTCGGGTGGGACAGGCCAAGGGACCTTACGGTCAGGTCGCCGTCGTCAACGCGGACGCCCGCACTCTGGGCGATCGCGGCGGCGTGGACACCAGCCTGGACGAAGGGGTGCTGGGCATCGCCGAGGCCGGCATGAGCGGCCCGATCCGCTACGCCGTGGGCGTCTGGCGCTACGACCAGCGTCAGGACGACATCCGCGACCTGACCCCCGACGGCGATCCCGCCCAAAGCCGCGCCCACGGCGCCTACGCCCTGCTGGAAGGCAAGCTTTTCGGAGACGCCGAGGAGGGGCCGCGCATCGACGGCTTCACGCGTCTGGGACTGTCGGACGGCGACACCACGGATTTCAAGGGCGGCTGGCAGGCCGGGCTGCTGATGCAGCGCATCTTCGCCGCCCGTCCTGACGGTCAGCTGTCCTTCGGCATTCACCAGGGCTGGCTGTCGGACAAGGCGCGCGCCAACATCGCCGACACGGGTCTCGATCCCGGCCGTCACGAAGAGGGGATCGAACTGACCTATGCCGACACGATCGGCCGGTTCGGCGTCCAGCCCGACATCCAGTTGATCCGCAATCCGGGCGGAGTGCGCGACGCGGACGATGTCGTAGTGGTGTCCCTGCGCGTCACCGTGCCGCTGTTCTGACGGTTCAGCGCGCCAGCACCGCGCGGGCGGGGTCGAAGCCGACGACCTCGCGGATCACGATCATGCTCTTGAAGCCGCGCACGCCCTTTTCGGGGACCAGTTCGCGGATGCCGAAGGCCTCGTAGTCCTGCATGGAGCGGACGGCGACGGTGAGCAGATAGTCGGTTTCGCCCGTCACATCCCAGCAGCCCTGCACCTCCGGACTGGCCTTCATGGCGCGCTGGAAGGCGTCCATGACTTTACGATCCTGGGTGTTCATCTCGACCTGGACATGCAGGACGATGCGCGGTTCGACACGGGCGGGATCAATGACGGCGACGTCGGCGGCGATGACGCCCTCGGCCCGCAGGCGACGCAGGCGGCGCAGGACGGCGGATTCCGACAGGCCCACCGCCTCGGCCGTCACCCGCGCCGGCTCCAGATTGTTGCGCCGGACCCGCATCAGCAGCTTATGGTCGAAATCGTCGAGCGTGACGAAATTCGTCATTACGGAACCTCCATCGACGATTTCCGTCGCATTCAAGCGGAAAATCGCCGGGAAGCGCAAGCGGCGTTACGCTAGCTTTACGCCATGACGTCGCTGGCCCTGAAAACCCATCTGAACTCGCCGCTGGCGGCGCGCCTGATCCCCTATCTGGCGCTGTTTGCGGGCATGGTGACGCTGGCGTGCGGCACCTCCTTCGCCAAGACCCTGTTTCCGGTGATCGGGGCGGAGGGGACCTCGGCCTATCGCGTCGGCATTTCGGCCGTTCTTCTGGTTGCCGTTTTCCGGCCCTGGCGGTTCCGGCTGACCCGCGCGGACCTAGGCGCCATCGCGCTGTATGGCGTCGTGCTGGGCGCGATGAACCTCAGCTTCTACATGGCCCTGCGCACCATTCCGCTGGGTCTGGCCATCGCCATCGAGTTCATGGGTCCCCTGATTCTGGCCCTGATCCATTCGCGCAAACCCATACATTTCGCCTGCATCGGTCTGGCGGTCGTGGGGCTGGGCCTGCTGCTGCCGATCAAGGCCGGGGCCGGCGCGCTGGACCCTGTCGGCATGGCGCTGGCGGCCTTCGCCGGCCTGTGCTGGGCGCTGTATATCGTCTTCGGCAAGCGGCTGTCGCACCTGCACGCCGGTCAGTCGGTGGCGCTGGGCATGAGCGTCGCCGCCCTGGTCGTCGTGCCGTTCGGCGTGGCCCATGCGGGCGCCGCCCTGCTGAACCCCGCCATCATCCTGGCGGGCGTGGCGGTGGCGATCTTCTCCAGCGCCCTGCCCTATTCACTGGAAATGGTGGCCTTGCGCAGCATCCCCAAACGCACCTTCGGCGTGGTGCTCAGCGCCGAGCCGGCGGTCGGCGCCCTGGCCGGGCTCCTGATCCTGCACGAGCACCTGACCGGCCAGCAATGGCTCGCCATCGCCGCCATCGTCGCCGCCTCGGTCGGCGCGATCGCGACGACGCGGGATGCGAAGATCGAGTTGGAGCCCAGCGCGCCCTAGAACGCCTCCCAGTCCTGCGTCGGGGCCGCCGACAGCCCGCCGCCGCCGGCATAGGCGCGGACGCGAGCGCGCTCGCGGTCCAGCGAGATGGGTTCGGCGCTCTTGGACAGATCGTGGACGCGGACCGGCGCGGACGCCTCTCCGGTCTCGAACCGTTCGACCAGATGCGCCAGTTGTTCGGTCTCGTTCTTCAGGCTCATCGCCGCCGCCGTGGTCTCCTCGACCATGGCCGCATTCTGCTGGGTGAGCTGATCCATCTGATTGATGGCGGTGTTCACTTGGCTCAATCCGGCGGCCTGCTCCTGGGCCGAGCTGGCGATCTCCGAGATCAGGGCGTCCATTTCGGCCACCTTGACCGTGATCGCCGACAGGGCCTCTCCGGTTTCGTCCACCAGACGCACGCCCTGCGCCACCTCCTGGCCGGACGTCGTGATCAGGATCTTGATCTCCTTGGCGGCCTCGGCCGAGCGTTGGGCCAGGGCCCGCACCTCGGACGCCACGACGGCGAAGCCGCGTCCCGCCTCGCCCGCCCGCGCCGCCTCGACCCCAGCGTTCAGGGCCAGAAGGTTGGTCTGGAAGGCGATCTCGTCGATGACGCCGATGATGTCGCTGATCTGGGTCGAACTGCGCTTGATGCCGTCCATGGCGGCGATCGCCTGACGCACCACCTCGCCGGAGCGGTCGGCTTCGGTCCGGGCGCCCACGGCCGCCGTCGACGCCTGTTTGGCGCCCTCCGCGCTGCGTTTCACCGTGGCGGTGATCTGGTCCAGCGCCGCCGCCGTCTCTTCCAGACTGGCGGCCTGACGTTCGGTGCGCCGCGCCAGGTCGTCGGAGGCGCCCGAAATCTCGCTGACCCCGCCCCTCAGACCCTCGACCGCGCGCAACGCCTGATCCAGGGCTTGCCGAAGGCTTTCGACCGCTGAGTTATAGTCGTCGCGCACCTTCACGTGCGCGCCCTGCATGGGTGCGTCGATACGCGCGGTCAGATCCCCGGCCGACAGCTTGTTAAGCACCCCCGCCAGCGCGTCGACCAGCAAGGCCTGCGCCTTTTCCGCCTCGACCCGTTCGGCCTCGCGACGCGCGGCCTCCTGTTCGTCGGCGGTGATGTCGATGGCCAGCTTGATGACCTTCACCGGCCGTCCGTCGGGTCCGAAGACGGGGTTGTAGGAGGCCTGCAGCCAGACCTCGCGCCCGCCCTTGGCGATCCGCCGGAACTTGCGCGCCAGGAACCGCCCCGCATTCAGCTCGCGCCAGAAGGCCGCGTAGTCGGGCGACTCCGCCTCGACCGGGTCCATGAACTTGCGGTGATGCTCGCCGCGGATTTCCTCCAGACTGTAGCCCATCGTGTTCAGCAGGTTTGCATTGGCGTCGATGATCGTTCCGTCCAGATTGAACTCGATCAGCGCCTGCGACCGGCCGATGGCCTCCAGCTTTCCGTTCAGATCAGCCAGTCGACCGTGCGCTTCCGGCGACTTGAATTTATGCGCGAACATAGGCCCCAACCTCTTCGCTATCGGCAGACCCCCGCCCGCCTCGGTTGCAACATTAGCGCGTCCAATCATTGAAAAATGGTTTCTCGCCTGAGTTGCAACGCTTAGGTACTTTTGCGGATAAGGTTTGTAGATGCATAGGCGACTTCATCGGTCGTTAACCACGTTGCCGCATCTGTTGAGGCCTGTTCCTGGGGTCTGATTTTTGCGCAATCTCGTCGCCGCCGTCGAAGCGATCGACCCGCTGGTCGTGACCGGCAAGGTCGCGGGCGTGTCGGGCCTGCTGATCGAGTCGCGCGGCGGCCTGTCGCGCCTCGCCGTCGGCGCCCGGGCCGAGATCGGACGGCGCGGCCACGATCCCCTGCCCGCCGAGGTCGTCGGCTTCCGCGATTCCAAAGCCCTGCTGATGCCCTTCGGCCCGGTCGAGGGCGTGGCCCCCGGCGCCGACATCCGCATCATCGATCAGGCCGCCAGCGTGCGCCCGACAACCGCCTGGCTGGGCCGCATCATCGACGCCTTCGGCCAGCCGATCGACGGCAAGGGTCCGCTGCCCCAAGGTCCCGCCCCCTATCCCTTGCGCGCCCCGCCCCCACCGGCCCATTCGCGCGGCCGGGTCGGCGAGCGGCTGGACCTGGGCGTGCGGGCCATGGACGTCTTCACCACCACCTGCCGGGGCCAGCGCCTGGGCATCTTCGCCGGGTCGGGCGTGGGCAAGTCGGTGCTGCTGTCCATGCTGGCCAAGGAGGCGACGTGCGACGCCGTGGTCGTCGGCCTGATCGGCGAACGGGGCCGCGAGGTGCGCGAGTTCGTGGAAGAGACCCTGGGCGAAGAGGGGCTGAAACGCGCCGTCGTCGTGGTCGCCACCTCGGACGAACCGGCCCTGAAACGCCGCCAGTCGGCCTATATGACCATGGCCATCGCCGAATATCTGCGCGACCAGGATCTCGAAGTCCTGTGCCTGATGGACAGCGTCACCCGCTTTGCGATGGCCCAGCGCGAGATCGGGCTGGCCGCCGGCGAGCCCCCGACCACCAAGGGCTACACCCCCACCGTCTTCACCGAACTGCCCAAGCTGCTGGAGCGCGCTGGGCCGGGGCCGATCCGGCCCGACGGTACGACGGCGGCGCCCATCACCGCCCTGTTCACCGTGCTGGTGGACGGCGGCGACCATGACGAGCCGATCGCCGACGCCGTGCGCGGTA
This genomic window contains:
- the cysK gene encoding cysteine synthase A, giving the protein MTDFSYDASRHLKKGRGKVYDSIVDTIGDTPIVRLPRLSAEYDTKATVLAKLEFFNPIASVKDRIGVAMVEALQEAGKIDQDTVLIEPTSGNTGIALAFVAAAKGLKLTLCMPESMSIERRKMLALLGARLELTPAEKGMKGAIARAQELLETTPNSISPSQFENLANPAIHRVTTAEEIWNDTAGAVDIVVAGVGTGGTISGVGQALKAKKASVQFIAVEPEASPVLSGGAPGPHKIQGIGAGFVPAIYDPSVVDGVEQVSNDDSFDMARKAARVEGIPVGISSGAALTAAFRIAAREENAGKTIVVIIPSFAERYLSTALFEGL
- a CDS encoding methyl-accepting chemotaxis protein, with translation MIWTIGKKVTATGIGVLLLSVGTASVGLMVNTRLGEALDRAAVSGEVLRNHMQADMMHDALRADVFAALLSADPKNGVALDDVRAGLSEHRATFEKAIAENTALATDPAIKAALESVDAPLKTYVDAAGEVVDAAGRDPAQAQRMMPEFLTQFSTLETAMGDAADKIEAAALKNHDAAEATAVEGRLIMIGAVILSLLISIGLILGGVRGLVAPIRRLTGGLRAMAEGKTEVHLGEARRKDEIGDIACAVVDIQALIVSRAQAEAAQAEQRRLREDEDRAAGDQARQAAAREQATVVTGLSQGLEALAGADLTYRIQDPFPSAYEQLRANFNAALDGLQQAIGSIAANAGAINAGAGEIAQAADDLSRRTEQQAASLEETAAALDQITATVRATASGAVQAAGAVQAARGDADKSGAVVRDAITAMGEIERSSNEIGQIIGVIDEIAFQTNLLALNAGVEAARAGESGRGFAVVASEVRALAERSAQAAKEIKSLITQSAGQVESGVRLVGETGASLERITAHVAQIETLVTDISESAAEQATGLQQVNTAVNQMDQMTQQNAAMVEQSTAASHSLSQEAGGLNAAVARFKVGQTSQRQQRPAPARPAPSPAPRTVTAMKTLGRGGAAPAPISDAEGWEEF
- a CDS encoding carbohydrate porin, which encodes MQNATPRKTACLLAVLAAGLALTAVPAAARVAEPSWRVAAEYTADVSGVVSGGATRAGRYLDKLSVTLDGDLEQAMGWRGARLHMSGLYNGGGEPNALAGTLQGVDNIEVAQQGARLFEAWIEQDLGGSASLLAGLYDLNSEFYATEASGLLIAPPFGIGSELASTGPNGPAIFPSSSLAARLRVGQAKGPYGQVAVVNADARTLGDRGGVDTSLDEGVLGIAEAGMSGPIRYAVGVWRYDQRQDDIRDLTPDGDPAQSRAHGAYALLEGKLFGDAEEGPRIDGFTRLGLSDGDTTDFKGGWQAGLLMQRIFAARPDGQLSFGIHQGWLSDKARANIADTGLDPGRHEEGIELTYADTIGRFGVQPDIQLIRNPGGVRDADDVVVVSLRVTVPLF
- a CDS encoding Lrp/AsnC family transcriptional regulator, translated to MTNFVTLDDFDHKLLMRVRRNNLEPARVTAEAVGLSESAVLRRLRRLRAEGVIAADVAVIDPARVEPRIVLHVQVEMNTQDRKVMDAFQRAMKASPEVQGCWDVTGETDYLLTVAVRSMQDYEAFGIRELVPEKGVRGFKSMIVIREVVGFDPARAVLAR
- the fliI gene encoding flagellar protein export ATPase FliI, which produces MRNLVAAVEAIDPLVVTGKVAGVSGLLIESRGGLSRLAVGARAEIGRRGHDPLPAEVVGFRDSKALLMPFGPVEGVAPGADIRIIDQAASVRPTTAWLGRIIDAFGQPIDGKGPLPQGPAPYPLRAPPPPAHSRGRVGERLDLGVRAMDVFTTTCRGQRLGIFAGSGVGKSVLLSMLAKEATCDAVVVGLIGERGREVREFVEETLGEEGLKRAVVVVATSDEPALKRRQSAYMTMAIAEYLRDQDLEVLCLMDSVTRFAMAQREIGLAAGEPPTTKGYTPTVFTELPKLLERAGPGPIRPDGTTAAPITALFTVLVDGGDHDEPIADAVRGILDGHIVMDRKIAERGRFPAIDVLKSVSRTLPGCQTPPERELNKRARQCLSAYANMEELIKIGAYRTGADPIVDRAIALNPALEDFLGQDKDDATRLSDSFTRLEAILNQGMIRE
- a CDS encoding PAS domain-containing methyl-accepting chemotaxis protein → MFAHKFKSPEAHGRLADLNGKLEAIGRSQALIEFNLDGTIIDANANLLNTMGYSLEEIRGEHHRKFMDPVEAESPDYAAFWRELNAGRFLARKFRRIAKGGREVWLQASYNPVFGPDGRPVKVIKLAIDITADEQEAARREAERVEAEKAQALLVDALAGVLNKLSAGDLTARIDAPMQGAHVKVRDDYNSAVESLRQALDQALRAVEGLRGGVSEISGASDDLARRTERQAASLEETAAALDQITATVKRSAEGAKQASTAAVGARTEADRSGEVVRQAIAAMDGIKRSSTQISDIIGVIDEIAFQTNLLALNAGVEAARAGEAGRGFAVVASEVRALAQRSAEAAKEIKILITTSGQEVAQGVRLVDETGEALSAITVKVAEMDALISEIASSAQEQAAGLSQVNTAINQMDQLTQQNAAMVEETTAAAMSLKNETEQLAHLVERFETGEASAPVRVHDLSKSAEPISLDRERARVRAYAGGGGLSAAPTQDWEAF
- a CDS encoding EamA family transporter, which codes for MTSLALKTHLNSPLAARLIPYLALFAGMVTLACGTSFAKTLFPVIGAEGTSAYRVGISAVLLVAVFRPWRFRLTRADLGAIALYGVVLGAMNLSFYMALRTIPLGLAIAIEFMGPLILALIHSRKPIHFACIGLAVVGLGLLLPIKAGAGALDPVGMALAAFAGLCWALYIVFGKRLSHLHAGQSVALGMSVAALVVVPFGVAHAGAALLNPAIILAGVAVAIFSSALPYSLEMVALRSIPKRTFGVVLSAEPAVGALAGLLILHEHLTGQQWLAIAAIVAASVGAIATTRDAKIELEPSAP